One Ricinus communis isolate WT05 ecotype wild-type chromosome 2, ASM1957865v1, whole genome shotgun sequence DNA segment encodes these proteins:
- the LOC8275794 gene encoding lon protease 2, producing the protein MALLQLISTNKPSLINPNTTTSPLLLNPNNSNSLPSLLHLRRRRTRQHSSNSSLRCSASSFSEKHHANHSKSNDVVELPLFPLPLVLFPGAILPLQIFEFRYRIMMHTLLHTDLRFGVIYSDAATGTAEVGCVGEIVKHERLVDDRFFLICKGQERFRITNLVRTKPYLVAEVTWLEDRPSGDEDVEALATEVETYMKDVIRLSNRLNGKPEKEAQDLRRNLFPTPFSFFVGSTFEGAPREQQALLELEDTAARLKREKETLRNTLNYLTAASAVKDVFPSSS; encoded by the coding sequence ATGGCACTGCTTCAGCTAATTTCTACTAACAAACCCTCATTAATAAACCCCAATACAACAACTTCCCCTCTTTTATTAAACCCTAATAACTCCAATTCACTCCCTTCACTTCTCCATTTGCGTCGCCGCCGTACACGACAGCACAGTAGCAACAGCTCTCTTAGATGCTCCGCCTCATCTTTCTCCGAAAAACATCACGCCAATCATTCAAAATCAAACGACGTCGTTGAACTCCCTCTCTTCCCTCTCCCTCTAGTCTTATTCCCCGGCGCTATTCTCCCTCTCCAGATCTTCGAATTCCGTTACCGCATTATGATGCACACGCTTCTCCACACTGACCTACGTTTCGGCGTCATCTACTCCGACGCCGCCACCGGCACTGCCGAAGTCGGTTGCGTAGGCGAGATCGTTAAACACGAACGTCTCGTCGATGACCGTTTCTTTCTTATATGTAAAGGTCAAGAAAGATTCCGCATAACAAATCTTGTTCGTACAAAACCTTATCTTGTAGCTGAGGTGACGTGGCTAGAGGACCGTCCGTCAGGAGATGAGGACGTGGAGGCTTTAGCGACGGAAGTTGAAACGTATATGAAAGATGTTATTCGATTATCGAATAGGTTAAATGGGAAACCTGAAAAAGAAGCGCAAGATTTGCGTAGAAATCTGTTTCCGACGCCGTTTTCGTTTTTTGTCGGAAGTACTTTTGAAGGTGCTCCACGTGAGCAACAGGCATTACTTGAATTGGAAGATACAGCGGCCAGATTGAAGAGAGAGAAGGAGACTTTGAGGAACACTCTTAATTACTTAACGGCTGCTTCTGCAGTTAAAGACGTGTTTCCGTCATcgtcataa
- the LOC8275793 gene encoding thioredoxin H-type-like, whose translation MAEEGQVIACHTVEAWTEQLEKGQETKKLIVVDFTASWCGPCRFIAPILAEMAKKMPNVTFLKVDVDELKSVAEDWAVEAMPTFMFLKEGKIVHKVVGANKEELQMTIAKYATPVGAA comes from the exons ATGGCTGAAGAAGGACAAGTGATTGCCTGCCACACAGTTGAGGCCTGGACCGAGCAGCTCGAGAAGGGACAGGAGACCAAGAAACTG ATTGTTGTTGATTTTACTGCTTCATGGTGTGGGCCTTGCCGTTTCATAGCTCCAATTCTTGCAGAGATGGCCAAGAAGATGCCTAATGTCACTTTTTTGAAGGTGGATGTGGATGAATTGAAG TCTGTGGCTGAGGATTGGGCTGTGGAGGCAATGCCAACTTTTATGTTTCtgaaagaaggaaaaatagTGCACAAGGTTGTGGGTGCCAACAAAGAGGAATTGCAGATGACCATTGCAAAGTATGCTACCCCGGTTGGAGCAGCATAG
- the LOC8275792 gene encoding beta-galactosidase 5 — protein sequence METNSVSKLLTFFLMVLLMGSKLVQCTVTYDKKAIIINGQRRILISGSIHYPRSTPEMWEDLIQKAKDGGLDVIDTYVFWDVHETSPGNYNFDGRYDLVRFIKTVQKVGLYAHLRIGPYVCAEWNFGGFPVWLKYVPGISFRTDNEPFKAAMQGFTQKIVQMMKNENLFASQGGPIILSQIENEYGPESRALGAAGRSYINWAAKMAVGLDTGVPWVMCKEDDAPDPMINTCNGFYCDAFAPNKPYKPTLWTEAWSGWFTEFGGPIHQRPVEDLAFAVARFIQKGGSYFNYYMYHGGTNFGRSAGGPFITTSYDYDAPIDEYGLIREPKYGHLKALHKAIKLCEHALVSSDPSITSLGTYQQAHVFSSGRSCAAFLANYNAKSAARVMFNNMHYDLPPWSISILPDCRNVVFNTARVGAQTLRMQMLPTGSELFSWETYDEEISSLTDSSRITALGLLEQINVTRDTSDYLWYLTSVDISPSEAFLRNGQKPSLTVQSAGHGLHVFINGQFSGSAFGTRENRQLTFTGPVNLRAGTNRIALLSIAVGLPNVGLHYETWKTGVQGPVLLNGLNQGKKDLTWQKWSYQVGLKGEAMNLVSPNGVSSVDWIEGSLASSQGQALKWHKAYFDAPRGNEPLALDMRSMGKGQVWINGQSIGRYWMAYAKGDCNSCSYIWTFRPSKCQLGCGEPTQRWYHVPRSWLKPTKNLLVVFEELGGDASKISLVKRSIEGVCADAYEHHPATKNYNTGGNDESSKLHQAKIHLRCAPGQFIAAIKFASFGTPSGTCGSFQQGTCHAPNTHSVIEKKCIGQESCMVTISNSNFGADPCPNVLKKLSVEAVCSTGTTTS from the exons ATGGAAACTAACTCAGTTTCCAAGCTTTTAACCTTCTTCTTGATGGTCTTATTAATGGGTTCTAAGCTGGTCCAATGTACTGTAACCTATGATAAGAAAGCCATTATCATCAATGGTCAAAGGAGAATCCTTATCTCCGGGTCCATTCACTATCCCAGAAGCACACCTGAG ATGTGGGAAGATCTTATACAGAAGGCAAAAGATGGTGGCTTAGATGTTATCGACACTTATGTTTTCTGGGATGTTCATGAGACTTCTCCTGGCAAT TATAATTTTGATGGAAGATATGACCTGGTACGGTTTATTAAGACAGTCCAGAAAGTGGGGCTATATGCTCATCTGCGCATTGGACCTTATGTTTGTGCAGAATGGAATTTCGG GGGATTTCCTGTTTGGTTGAAGTATGTTCCTGGTATCAGCTTCAGAACAGATAATGAGCCTTTCAAG GCGGCAATGCAGGGGTTCACCCAAAAAATTGTGCAGAtgatgaaaaatgaaaatctaTTTGCATCACAAGGTGGTCCTATCATCCTCTCTCAG ATTGAAAATGAGTATGGCCCAGAGAGTAGAGCTCTTGGGGCTGCTGGTCGTTCCTATATAAATTGGGCAGCAAAGATGGCAGTTGGACTGGATACCGGAGTTCCATGGGTTATGTGCAAGGAAGATGATGCCCCAGACCCTATG ATTAATACATGTAATGGTTTTTACTGTGATGCCTTCGCTCCCAACAAACCTTACAAACCGACATTGTGGACTGAGGCGTGGAGTGGCTG GTTTACTGAATTTGGGGGTCCCATTCATCAGCGACCAGTTGAAGATTTGGCATTTGCAGTTGCGCGTTTCATACAAAAGGGCGGCTCATATTTTAACTACTACATG TATCATGGAGGAACAAATTTTGGACGCTCTGCTGGAGGCCCATTCATTACAACCAGTTATGACTATGATGCTCCAATAGATGAATATG GTTTGATCAGGGAACCTAAATATGGTCATCTGAAAGCGCTTCACAAAGCTATAAAGTTATGTGAACATGCTTTAGTTTCTTCAGATCCCAGCATAACATCATTAGGAACCTACCAACAG GCTCACGTATTTTCTTCTGGACGAAGCTGTGCAGCTTTTCTTGCCAATTACAATGCAAAATCTGCTGCTAGGGTGATGTTCAACAACATGCACTATGATTTGCCACCTTGGTCCATTAGCATACTTCCTGATTGCAGGAATGTGGTATTTAACACTGCAAGG GTTGGAGCTCAAACATTACGTATGCAGATGTTGCCAACTGGTTCTGAATTGTTCTCTTGGGAGACCTATGATGAAGAGATTTCTTCGCTAACAGATAGTTCAAGGATAACAGCTCTTGGACTTTTGGAGCAGATAAATGTCACTAGAGATACCAGTGACTATCTATGGTATTTGACCAG TGTCGACATTAGCCCCTCAGAAGCATTTCTTCGAAATGGGCAAAAGCCCAGTCTCACTGTGCAGTCAGCAGGCCATGGTCTTCATGTCTTCATCAATGGGCAGTTTTCGG GATCAGCCTTTGGGACCAGAGAGAACAGGCAACTTACCTTTACAGGACCAGTCAACCTACGCGCTGGAACAAATAGAATTGCACTACTTAGCATAGCTGTTGGATTACCG AATGTCGGCTTGCACTACGAGACATGGAAAACCGGTGTACAAGGTCCAGTATTACTAAATGGCCTTAACCAGGGAAAGAAAGACTTAACATGGCAGAAATGGTCCTACCAG GTAGGTCTAAAAGGAGAAGCAATGAATCTGGTTTCTCCAAATGGAGTCTCATCTGTTGATTGGATCGAAGGGTCCCTAGCGTCCAGCCAAGGGCAGGCCTTGAAGTGGCATAAG GCTTATTTTGATGCACCTAGAGGAAACGAACCATTAGCTTTGGACATGCGCAGCATGGGAAAGGGTCAGGTGTGGATCAATGGGCAGAGTATTGGAAGATACTGGATGGCTTATGCAAAGGGTGATTGCAACAGTTGTAGTTATATTTGGACATTCCGGCCTTCAAAGTGCCAACTTGGTTGTGGCGAACCAACACAAAGATG GTATCATGTTCCAAGGTCCTGGTTAAAGCCAACAAAAAACTTGCTGGTTGTTTTTGAAGAGCTTGGTGGGGATGCATCAAAGATATCGCTTGTCAAGAGGTCAATCGAAGGTGTTTGTGCTGATGCCTATGAGCACCACCCAGCCACTAAGAATTATAATACAGGGGGCAATGATGAATCATCAAAACTTCACCAGGCTAAGATTCACCTGCGGTGTGCCCCAGGGCAATTCATAGCAGCTATAAAATTTGCAAGTTTTGGTACTCCTTCTGGAACTTGTGGAAGTTTTCAGCAAGGAACTTGTCATGCACCGAACACTCATTCTGTTatagaaaag AAATGTATTGGGCAAGAGAGCTGTATGGTTACCATATCCAACAGTAACTTTGGTGCTGATCCATGTCCAAATGTATTGAAGAAGCTATCGGTTGAAGCTGTTTGTTCCACAGGGACCACAACTAGTTAA